A section of the Oryza sativa Japonica Group chromosome 1, ASM3414082v1 genome encodes:
- the LOC4327818 gene encoding mitochondrial uncoupling protein 2 isoform X2, whose protein sequence is MASSFAAVFFSSAFAACFAEVCTIPLDTAKVRLQLQKKAALATGGGGGTTGGMLGTIMCIAREEGVAALWNGIIPGLHRQCVYGGLRIALYEPVKAFFIRDGDTVAGGVSLFAKILAALMTGVIAIVVANPTDLVKVRLQADGKATTVKRHYSGALNAYATIIRQEGIGALWTGLGPNIARNAIINATELASYDQLKQMFLKLPGFTDNVFTHLLAGLGAGFFAVCIGSPVDVVKSRMMGDATYKSTLDCFAKTLKNDGLPAFYKGFIANFCRIGSWNVIMFLTLEQVRRSIL, encoded by the exons ATGGcttcctccttcgccgccgtcttcttcagCAGCGCCTTCGCTGCCTGCTTCGCTGAG GTGTGCACCATTCCTCTCGACACAGCCAAAGTGCGGCTTCAGCTGCAAAAGAAAGCAGCCCTAGCtacaggcggaggaggagggaccACTGGAGGAATGCTGGGCACAATAATGTGCATCGCAAGGGAGGAAGGGGTGGCCGCGCTTTGGAACGGCATCATCCCTGGCCTTCACCGCCAGTGCGTCTATGGCGGACTCCGCATCGCCTTGTATGAGCCT GTGAAAGCCTTCTTTATCCGAGACGGAGATACTGTTGCTGGTGGTGTCAGTTTATTTGCTAAGATCCTTGCTGCTCTTATGACAG GTGTCATAGCAATTGTTGTGGCAAATCCAACTGATCTTGTCAAAGTGAGATTGCAAGCTGATGGAAAGGCCACCACTGTCAAGAGGCACTATTCTGGAGCCCTCAATGCGTATGCTACCATAATCAGACAG GAAGGTATTGGAGCTTTGTGGACTGGCCTCGGTCCAAACATAGCACGCAATGCTATAATTAATGCTACCGAGTTGGCCAGCTACGACCAACTCAAACAG ATGTTTCTAAAACTTCCTGGGTTTACTGATAACGTTTTTACCCATCTTTTAGCTGGACTTGGTGCTGGATTTTTTGCTGTTTGCATTGGCTCTCCAGTGGATGTG GTGAAATCAAGAATGATGGGTGACGCAACGTACAAGAGTACACTAGACTGTTTTGCAAAGACATTAAAGAATGAT GGACTTCCTGCTTTTTATAAAGGGTTCATTGCAAACTTTTGCCGCATTGGGTCATGGAATGTGATAATGTTTTTAACACTGGAGCAG GTAAGAAGATCAATTCTGTAA
- the LOC4327818 gene encoding mitochondrial uncoupling protein 2 isoform X1: MASSFAAVFFSSAFAACFAEVCTIPLDTAKVRLQLQKKAALATGGGGGTTGGMLGTIMCIAREEGVAALWNGIIPGLHRQCVYGGLRIALYEPVKAFFIRDGDTVAGGVSLFAKILAALMTGVIAIVVANPTDLVKVRLQADGKATTVKRHYSGALNAYATIIRQVAATIHGIGALWTGLGPNIARNAIINATELASYDQLKQMFLKLPGFTDNVFTHLLAGLGAGFFAVCIGSPVDVVKSRMMGDATYKSTLDCFAKTLKNDGLPAFYKGFIANFCRIGSWNVIMFLTLEQVRRSIL, translated from the exons ATGGcttcctccttcgccgccgtcttcttcagCAGCGCCTTCGCTGCCTGCTTCGCTGAG GTGTGCACCATTCCTCTCGACACAGCCAAAGTGCGGCTTCAGCTGCAAAAGAAAGCAGCCCTAGCtacaggcggaggaggagggaccACTGGAGGAATGCTGGGCACAATAATGTGCATCGCAAGGGAGGAAGGGGTGGCCGCGCTTTGGAACGGCATCATCCCTGGCCTTCACCGCCAGTGCGTCTATGGCGGACTCCGCATCGCCTTGTATGAGCCT GTGAAAGCCTTCTTTATCCGAGACGGAGATACTGTTGCTGGTGGTGTCAGTTTATTTGCTAAGATCCTTGCTGCTCTTATGACAG GTGTCATAGCAATTGTTGTGGCAAATCCAACTGATCTTGTCAAAGTGAGATTGCAAGCTGATGGAAAGGCCACCACTGTCAAGAGGCACTATTCTGGAGCCCTCAATGCGTATGCTACCATAATCAGACAGGTTGCTGCTACAATTCATG GTATTGGAGCTTTGTGGACTGGCCTCGGTCCAAACATAGCACGCAATGCTATAATTAATGCTACCGAGTTGGCCAGCTACGACCAACTCAAACAG ATGTTTCTAAAACTTCCTGGGTTTACTGATAACGTTTTTACCCATCTTTTAGCTGGACTTGGTGCTGGATTTTTTGCTGTTTGCATTGGCTCTCCAGTGGATGTG GTGAAATCAAGAATGATGGGTGACGCAACGTACAAGAGTACACTAGACTGTTTTGCAAAGACATTAAAGAATGAT GGACTTCCTGCTTTTTATAAAGGGTTCATTGCAAACTTTTGCCGCATTGGGTCATGGAATGTGATAATGTTTTTAACACTGGAGCAG GTAAGAAGATCAATTCTGTAA
- the LOC112937633 gene encoding ABC transporter B family member 20: MPESWRDAEANASAAAPPSSASVAAADSSLGNGKGGGGAAARGERAASAASASAWVPFHFHKLFAFADKTDVALMALGTLGAVANGVALPFMTVLFGNLIDAVNRVSMVSLEFIYLAIASSVASFVQVTCWMIPGERQAARIRNLCLKTILRQEIAFFVKYTNTGEVVGRMSGDTMLIQDAMAAATAARHPSSSPQPPPPRAASPSASASRPSTSSSRGSGLHQQPPRRRAPAGTASSSSTTSSRGARRTSRTTSPTRGSSSSAGTNLIPCRRGRASRGRRGLASASASSASRSLAAASSSPTTAVSASPASAREREEE; the protein is encoded by the exons ATGCCGGAGTCTTGGAGAGACGCGGAGGCGAACGCCTcagcggccgcgccgccgtcgtcggcctccgtcgccgcggcGGACTCGAGCCTGGGGAATGGcaagggcggtggcggcgccgcggcaAGGGGAGAGCGCGCGGCGtcagcggcgtcggcgtcggcgtgggtGCCGTTCCACTTCCACAAGCTGTTCGCGTTCGCGGACAAgactgacgtggcgctgatggcgCTGGGGACGCTGGGCGCGGTGGCGAACGGCGTCGCGCTGCCGTTCATGACGGTGCTCTTCGGCAACCTCATCGACGCCGTCAACCGGGTGTCCATGGTCTCCCTCGAGTTCATCTACCTCGCCatcgcctcctccgtcgcctccTTCGTCC AGGTGACATGCTGGATGATCCCCGGAGAGCGGCAGGCGGCGAGGATACGGAACCTGTGCCTCAAGACCATCCTGAGGCAGGAGATCGCCTTCTTCGTCAAGTACACCAACaccggcgaggtcgtcggcagGATGTCCGGCGACACCATGCTCATACAGgacgccatggcggcggcgacggcggcgcgtcatccgtcgtcgtctccgcagccgccgccgccgcgcgccgcctccccgtcGGCGTCCGCAAGCCGCCCCTCCACGTCGTCGTCACGGGGGAGCGGGCTTCATCAGCAGCCACCTCGTCGACGAGCTCCCGCGGGGACAGCGTCATCATCGTCGACAACCTCTTCACGGGGCGCAAGGAGAACTTCGCGCACCACCTCGCCGACCCGCGGTTCGAGCTCATCCGCGGGCACGAACCTCATCCcctgccggcgaggccgcgcaAGCCGAGGCCGTCGGGGCCTCGCATCCGCCTCTGCCTCCTCTGCCTCGCGGTCGTTGGCGGCCGCCTCCTCATCCCCCACCACCGCCGTGTCCGCTTCACCCGCTTCCGcccgtgagagagaggaagagtga